DNA from Microbacterium sp. SORGH_AS_0969:
CTACGAGAGCGACGACGTCATCGTGCGGGCGATCGCGGCCGGGGCCGCGGGGTATCTGCTGAAGGCCGCGCCCGAGGCGGAGCTGCTCGCCGGGGTCCGCGCGGTGGCCGCGGGCGAGGTCGCGCTGGCTCCGAGCGTCGCCCGAGTCTTGGTCGCTCGCGCGGGTCGCCCGGCCGAGAAGCCCGTGCTCACCGCGCGTGAGGTCGAGGTGCTGGGCCATGTCGCCCAGGGGTTGAGCAATCGCGAGATCGGGCGGCGACTGCACCTGGGCGAGGCCACCGTGAAGACGCACCTGTTGAAGGCTTTCGCGAAGCTCGACGTCGCCGACCGCACCCGTGCCGTGACGCGCGCGATGGAGCTCGGCATCCTGTGACGCACGGCTCCGCGAGCGGCGAAGAGGTGTTTCCTCGGGATTAAGTTTTCATCTCGCACTGAAACTTCTGAACGTTTCTTATTGATCATCGGTGAGCGCGGGTGTTCGCTGGGCGCAGTTCCACCTGCATCCCACCTTGGGCGCGGAACGCCGCCCTTTCCCGAGAGGCTCCTGATGAAGAGAAGAATCGCGCTCGCCGTGCTGGTCGCCGGCGCGCTCGCGCTCGCCGGCTGCTCCGGCGGCGACGGTGGTGACACCGGCTCCACCGACACATCCATCCGCGTGGCCGTCACCGACC
Protein-coding regions in this window:
- a CDS encoding response regulator transcription factor, with translation MIRVVIVDDHSIVRAGLAGILETADDIVVVGVASDGVEAVAVVESERPDVVLMDMRMPRRDGDEATALLRESVPSARVIVLTTYESDDVIVRAIAAGAAGYLLKAAPEAELLAGVRAVAAGEVALAPSVARVLVARAGRPAEKPVLTAREVEVLGHVAQGLSNREIGRRLHLGEATVKTHLLKAFAKLDVADRTRAVTRAMELGIL